The following coding sequences lie in one Alloacidobacterium dinghuense genomic window:
- a CDS encoding ferritin-like domain-containing protein — translation MTTKNGKMNREKLIDALNEDLSREYQAIISYVNYSQVLKGAAYMNIADELAVHAAEELSHALQVANHIDYLGGMPCVTPKPVKTSEKAEEMLRFDLENEKETIRQYRRRIKQSDELNEFAITESLRNILVQEQDHLIALATALGIDPPNPGIAD, via the coding sequence GTGACGACTAAGAATGGCAAGATGAACCGTGAGAAGCTAATCGACGCACTCAATGAAGATCTTTCCCGGGAATACCAGGCAATCATCTCGTACGTGAATTATTCGCAAGTGCTCAAAGGGGCTGCATACATGAATATCGCCGACGAGCTGGCAGTTCACGCCGCCGAAGAGCTTTCTCATGCGCTGCAGGTGGCCAATCATATCGACTATCTAGGCGGCATGCCTTGCGTCACTCCCAAGCCCGTCAAGACCTCGGAGAAGGCTGAAGAAATGCTTCGATTCGATCTGGAGAACGAGAAAGAAACAATCCGTCAATACCGTCGCCGTATAAAACAGTCGGACGAGCTCAATGAGTTTGCCATCACGGAGAGCCTTCGCAATATCCTGGTTCAGGAACAGGATCATCTGATCGCGCTGGCGACCGCGCTCGGAATCGATCCACCTAATCCTGGAATCGCTGACTAG
- a CDS encoding sensor histidine kinase, with the protein MALASRLAGALMHEVNNPLEAITNLVYLTKLRKDDPALVWENMGIIEQQLAILSKVTSQALTFHRTQAEAQNWDLVAIAESALKLHADKITRHGVTVDSRFQRPAVTRAFGTEILQVVSNLILNALDALPRENGRLSFRVRTHGEAIHITLADNGSGIPAHVAQRLFEPYMTTKTQGTGLGLWLSQRIIVKHSGTLRFRTSQKPGRNGTTFRITLPLISLSRPEPAKMTA; encoded by the coding sequence ATGGCTTTAGCGAGCCGCTTGGCTGGTGCGCTGATGCACGAAGTCAATAATCCACTCGAAGCCATCACCAATCTCGTATATCTCACCAAACTCCGCAAGGACGATCCTGCCTTGGTCTGGGAGAACATGGGGATTATCGAGCAGCAGCTAGCCATCCTCAGCAAGGTGACAAGCCAGGCTCTGACATTTCATCGCACACAGGCCGAGGCCCAGAATTGGGATCTGGTAGCCATCGCAGAATCCGCCCTGAAACTGCACGCCGACAAGATTACGCGACACGGAGTAACCGTCGACTCTAGATTTCAACGGCCTGCCGTGACCCGAGCTTTTGGGACTGAGATTTTGCAGGTAGTCTCGAATCTCATTTTGAACGCATTGGATGCCCTGCCGCGAGAAAACGGCAGGCTCTCTTTCCGTGTGAGGACTCATGGAGAAGCGATTCATATAACACTCGCGGACAATGGAAGCGGCATCCCTGCACATGTAGCGCAGCGGCTCTTCGAACCCTACATGACGACCAAAACGCAAGGAACCGGCCTCGGCCTTTGGTTATCGCAACGAATCATTGTCAAACACAGTGGCACGTTGCGTTTCCGGACCTCCCAGAAACCAGGGCGAAACGGGACTACATTCCGTATTACTCTTCCCTTGATTTCATTGAGCAGGCCGGAACCGGCGAAGATGACGGCCTGA
- a CDS encoding DUF3185 domain-containing protein — MKTTTVVGILLVVLAIVGFAVGGISFTHQKKDVDVGPVQVSHNETSTVPISPILSTISLIAGVGLVVAGVRAKA; from the coding sequence ATGAAAACAACTACCGTAGTCGGAATTCTCCTTGTCGTCCTGGCAATCGTCGGTTTTGCCGTGGGTGGAATCAGTTTCACGCATCAGAAGAAAGATGTGGACGTGGGCCCTGTTCAGGTTTCGCATAATGAGACCAGTACTGTACCTATCTCGCCGATCTTGAGTACCATCTCCTTGATCGCTGGAGTCGGATTAGTCGTCGCTGGAGTTCGCGCTAAGGCATAA
- a CDS encoding alpha-amylase family protein, which translates to MINDLWYKNAVIYCLSVATYMDANGDGIGDFQGLTRRLDYLQGIGVTALWLMPFQPSPFKDDGYDIVDYYGVDSRYGTLGDFVEFAHGCRQRGMRLLIDLVVNHTSNEHPWFKEARRDPKSKYREWYVWSKKKPRNAASGMVFPGVQKSTWTHDQTAKAYYFHRFYDFQPDLNTANPKVQAEILKIMGFWLQLGVSGFRMDAVPFVIAEKGPEIARPKEQYEMLRGFTQFLNWREGEAIILGEANVLPDTDMEYFGGAGERLQMMFNFEVNQNLFLALATSDSRPLVKAMRATKSRPATAQWGQFLRNHDELDLGRLNEADRETVFAAFGADLDMQLYGRGIRRRLAPMLQGDRRRLELAYSLMMTLPGTPVIRYGDEIGMGDDLHLPERNCARTPMQWSTEPHAGFTKNDKPILPTISVGPYGFQHVNVAAQRRDPNSLLNWMERTIRMRKEVPEIGWGDFSFISTGTPQVLAMRYDWRNNSVLFVHNLSSEPREVRLALKREGEADCILANLLSDDHSRAEKGAPHHILVEPYGYRWYRVCGLDYLLKRSDT; encoded by the coding sequence ATGATTAACGATCTTTGGTATAAAAACGCGGTTATATACTGCCTCTCTGTCGCAACCTATATGGATGCAAATGGAGATGGTATTGGTGATTTTCAAGGCCTGACGCGCCGCCTCGATTATCTTCAGGGCATCGGCGTGACCGCCCTATGGCTTATGCCATTTCAGCCATCGCCCTTTAAAGATGACGGATACGATATTGTCGATTATTACGGCGTGGATTCAAGATATGGCACTCTCGGAGACTTCGTAGAGTTTGCACACGGATGCCGGCAGCGAGGTATGCGCCTGCTCATTGATCTGGTTGTAAACCACACATCGAACGAACATCCCTGGTTCAAAGAGGCACGGCGTGATCCGAAGTCGAAATATCGTGAATGGTACGTCTGGTCGAAAAAGAAACCCCGGAATGCTGCCTCCGGAATGGTCTTCCCCGGCGTGCAGAAATCCACATGGACCCATGATCAAACTGCTAAGGCCTATTACTTCCATCGGTTCTATGATTTTCAGCCTGACCTGAACACTGCGAACCCAAAAGTCCAAGCGGAGATTCTCAAGATCATGGGCTTCTGGCTGCAACTGGGAGTTTCAGGCTTTCGGATGGACGCCGTACCATTTGTTATCGCGGAAAAGGGCCCTGAGATTGCGAGGCCCAAAGAGCAATATGAAATGCTTCGAGGCTTCACTCAGTTCCTTAATTGGCGAGAGGGGGAGGCGATCATCCTGGGCGAGGCAAATGTACTGCCCGATACTGACATGGAGTATTTTGGCGGTGCCGGTGAACGGTTGCAGATGATGTTCAATTTTGAAGTCAATCAAAATCTTTTTCTCGCACTGGCAACTAGCGATTCTCGGCCACTGGTAAAAGCGATGCGTGCCACAAAGAGCCGTCCCGCGACCGCTCAATGGGGACAATTTCTCCGCAATCACGATGAACTGGATCTTGGACGCCTCAATGAAGCAGACCGTGAAACCGTCTTCGCTGCATTCGGCGCGGATCTGGACATGCAGTTGTATGGGAGAGGGATTCGCCGTCGCCTAGCACCTATGTTGCAGGGCGATAGGAGGAGACTCGAACTGGCATATAGCCTCATGATGACGCTGCCAGGCACGCCAGTAATTCGTTATGGCGACGAGATCGGGATGGGCGATGACCTTCATCTTCCCGAACGAAACTGTGCTCGGACACCGATGCAATGGTCAACGGAGCCTCATGCCGGATTTACTAAGAACGACAAGCCAATTCTGCCAACAATCAGCGTAGGCCCGTATGGCTTCCAGCATGTCAACGTAGCTGCACAACGCCGCGATCCCAATTCGCTGCTTAACTGGATGGAACGCACCATTCGCATGCGCAAAGAGGTCCCCGAGATCGGCTGGGGTGACTTTTCATTTATATCCACGGGAACACCACAAGTTTTGGCAATGCGGTATGACTGGCGGAACAATTCGGTATTGTTTGTGCACAATCTCAGTTCTGAGCCGCGAGAGGTGCGCCTTGCGTTGAAGAGAGAGGGCGAAGCAGACTGCATCTTGGCCAATCTTCTGTCCGACGATCACAGCCGCGCTGAGAAGGGTGCCCCCCATCACATCCTGGTCGAGCCGTATGGCTATCGGTGGTACCGCGTCTGCGGCTTGGATTATCTACTAAAACGGAGCGACACCTGA
- a CDS encoding DUF3341 domain-containing protein, with protein sequence MSSKNTAVFGIYATAATAEAAVDHLIARGFTNSAISVLLPDDESTRAFAHEKSTKAPEGAATGVTTGGVVGGTLGLLAGIGALAIPGVGPLIAAGPIMAALAGLGVGGAVGGIVGALVGMGIPEYEAKRYEGAVKGGGTLLSVHCDTSEQVDVAKTSLKETGAKDISSTGEAASKDTAGGRETFGNISEPSAVPAHARGGEIVDVDRDEVLEPATTRKL encoded by the coding sequence ATGTCCAGCAAAAATACAGCCGTCTTCGGCATCTACGCTACGGCAGCTACGGCAGAAGCCGCTGTCGATCACTTGATTGCCAGAGGCTTCACAAACTCTGCCATCTCCGTCCTTCTTCCTGACGACGAGAGCACTCGTGCATTTGCCCACGAAAAGAGCACCAAAGCACCAGAGGGAGCAGCGACAGGCGTAACAACTGGCGGCGTCGTCGGAGGGACTCTCGGGCTATTAGCGGGAATCGGGGCTCTTGCAATCCCAGGTGTCGGCCCGCTCATTGCAGCTGGCCCCATCATGGCGGCCCTTGCAGGCTTGGGCGTCGGCGGGGCGGTAGGCGGCATCGTTGGAGCGCTGGTAGGTATGGGCATTCCTGAATACGAAGCGAAACGATACGAAGGTGCCGTGAAGGGTGGAGGCACATTACTTTCAGTGCATTGTGATACCTCCGAGCAGGTTGACGTCGCCAAGACTTCTCTCAAGGAAACAGGTGCAAAAGATATCTCGTCCACTGGGGAAGCGGCGTCAAAGGACACAGCAGGTGGCCGGGAAACCTTTGGAAATATCTCTGAACCCTCAGCAGTCCCGGCCCATGCCCGGGGAGGGGAGATAGTTGACGTAGATCGCGACGAGGTTCTCGAACCCGCCACGACAAGGAAACTCTGA
- a CDS encoding ComEA family DNA-binding protein → MKASLTSLVCTLLLSGCFDSNNTRSLQQHTADATAAAKRDAGAIARGVVEGLTRKGLTDINTASAQDLEKLPDVTAAEAQGIIAGRPYENTSQLVKRHILSRAHYNKIQAQIGVK, encoded by the coding sequence ATGAAAGCAAGCTTGACTTCGTTAGTTTGTACCCTCTTGCTCTCTGGGTGCTTTGATTCGAACAATACCCGTTCTCTTCAGCAGCACACTGCTGATGCGACCGCGGCGGCTAAACGCGACGCAGGGGCGATTGCAAGAGGCGTAGTTGAGGGACTAACCCGAAAGGGACTGACAGATATCAATACCGCTTCCGCCCAAGATCTGGAAAAGCTGCCGGATGTGACTGCGGCAGAGGCGCAGGGCATCATTGCTGGAAGACCGTATGAGAATACTTCTCAATTGGTGAAGAGGCATATCCTTTCCAGAGCCCATTACAACAAGATTCAAGCGCAGATTGGCGTGAAATAA
- a CDS encoding inorganic diphosphatase: MYANVRKLKDLPAKWIKELQDFFVNYHNLEGKKYRLLGCKGEDTAFRLIKEAKRAA, encoded by the coding sequence ATGTACGCTAACGTGCGAAAGTTGAAGGACCTTCCTGCCAAATGGATAAAGGAACTCCAGGATTTCTTCGTGAACTATCACAACCTCGAAGGCAAGAAATATCGATTGCTTGGATGCAAAGGCGAAGACACGGCATTTCGCTTGATCAAGGAAGCAAAAAGGGCGGCCTAA
- a CDS encoding low affinity iron permease family protein, whose amino-acid sequence MIVIWAVLGPIFHFSDTWQLVINTGTTIVTFLMVFLIQNTQNRDARAINLKLNELIRSIDKARDQMIDIENLSDLELDELHAKYEKIKGECNQRESQARSGKMADVND is encoded by the coding sequence GTGATCGTGATCTGGGCTGTACTCGGTCCGATCTTTCATTTCTCCGATACCTGGCAGCTCGTAATCAACACAGGAACAACGATCGTAACCTTTTTGATGGTCTTTCTCATTCAAAACACCCAGAATCGAGATGCCCGGGCAATCAATCTCAAACTCAACGAGTTGATACGCTCTATTGATAAAGCACGTGACCAGATGATCGATATCGAAAACCTGAGCGATCTGGAACTCGATGAACTTCACGCGAAGTACGAAAAGATCAAGGGAGAATGCAATCAGCGAGAAAGTCAAGCTCGTTCCGGCAAGATGGCAGATGTTAACGACTGA
- a CDS encoding response regulator: MVDDEKVIAQSLAVLLRQSGFLAESFINPLEALTEAASTPPDLLISDVMMPEMSGVELAIKLRAFHPDCKILLFSGQAATADLLRAAREQGHDFELLLKPVHPADLLAAIKRVVPPENAEE, translated from the coding sequence GTGGTCGATGACGAAAAGGTGATCGCTCAATCGCTCGCCGTCCTTCTGAGGCAAAGCGGCTTTTTAGCGGAATCTTTTATAAATCCCCTGGAAGCATTGACGGAGGCGGCTTCGACGCCTCCTGATTTGCTCATTTCCGATGTCATGATGCCGGAGATGTCAGGGGTGGAACTTGCCATCAAGTTACGGGCGTTCCATCCTGACTGCAAGATCCTGCTGTTTTCCGGACAAGCTGCAACGGCCGACCTTCTTCGAGCCGCTCGGGAACAGGGCCATGATTTCGAGTTACTTCTGAAACCCGTCCATCCTGCCGACCTTCTCGCAGCCATCAAACGGGTCGTACCCCCAGAAAATGCGGAAGAATGA
- a CDS encoding inorganic diphosphatase — translation MKSLTDPTKLKPINKKDDLLQVIIETPAGSRNKFAYDPDQGIFALKKVLPAGMVFPYDFGFLPQTIAPDGDPLDVLLLMDEPAFPGCAVHARLIGVIEGEQLDGKKKIRNDRCRCCRSQSHVR, via the coding sequence ATGAAGTCTTTGACGGATCCAACAAAGTTGAAACCGATTAATAAGAAGGATGACCTTCTTCAGGTCATTATTGAAACTCCAGCTGGCAGCCGAAACAAATTCGCATACGATCCGGACCAGGGTATTTTCGCGCTCAAGAAAGTTCTGCCGGCAGGCATGGTGTTCCCCTACGACTTCGGCTTTCTACCTCAAACCATCGCTCCAGACGGTGATCCGCTGGATGTGCTTCTGCTGATGGACGAGCCCGCATTCCCAGGTTGCGCCGTTCACGCTCGACTCATCGGAGTTATCGAGGGCGAACAGCTCGACGGCAAAAAGAAAATTCGGAATGATCGTTGTCGCTGTTGCCGAAGCCAATCACATGTACGCTAA
- a CDS encoding amylo-alpha-1,6-glucosidase, whose protein sequence is MDIFRTPQLVRHIEVDQTSAELDREWIVTNGLGGYASGTIAGLNTRRFHGWLIAALPAPHGRMMMMNQIAETLRIDDRTYQLTADNLSLATQTDTVSPFLKSFRLEIGLPVFTYASDEFTLEKRLCMVHAQNTTYITYRLLKGKAAQLELCPAIDIRPHEGSLAGPRHEDYRFSAVSAGYELSVAGDLPPLCLAWRGEGTSFRLMLEQVTELRYRIEQSRGYDWKGNLWSPGCFSVDLTESSSASLVISTEKWEHVNALSPENAFAAETERRRRLLRTAPKEARSGLAAELVLAADQFLISPVGRTAETVQAHSIGDEVRTAIAGYHWFTDWGRDTMISLEGLTIATGRTHEGEYILRSFAKYIRDGLIPNMFPEGKISGLYNTADASLWFFHAADRYIRATDDSETLEVLLPRLLDIVEWHQKGTSFGIGVDPADGLLHQGAPGLQLTWMDAKVDDWVVTPRRGKAVEINALWYNALCVTARWLEMVGDAGRAKQLSNAAAKVYESFNVRFWSSQLGYCYDVVDQEGGGNDSSLRPNQVLSISLPHAVLAEDKWKPVLSVVREQLLTPFGLRSLAPSDPDFKARYDGDLRARDAAYHQGTVWAWLIGPFFDAWLRANPGDWETAEALLASFDTEMSEAGIGTISEIFDAESPFTARGCIAQAWSVAEVLRCELSLRAGRQCGPIHNS, encoded by the coding sequence ATGGATATCTTTCGCACCCCACAACTTGTCCGACACATCGAAGTCGATCAAACTTCCGCCGAACTCGACCGTGAGTGGATTGTGACAAATGGCCTGGGGGGTTACGCGTCTGGAACGATTGCAGGTCTGAATACGCGGCGCTTCCACGGTTGGCTGATTGCTGCGTTGCCAGCACCCCATGGGCGCATGATGATGATGAATCAGATCGCTGAGACACTTCGCATCGACGATCGCACTTACCAACTGACCGCAGATAATCTTAGCCTCGCAACGCAGACGGATACCGTTAGTCCGTTTTTGAAGAGCTTCCGTCTGGAAATTGGCTTGCCCGTGTTTACCTACGCTTCGGACGAGTTCACTCTCGAAAAGCGTCTCTGCATGGTGCACGCGCAGAACACAACATACATCACCTATCGCTTGTTGAAAGGCAAAGCAGCGCAGTTGGAATTGTGCCCCGCTATCGACATCCGTCCTCATGAAGGATCACTCGCCGGTCCAAGGCACGAGGACTACCGTTTCAGCGCTGTCTCGGCGGGGTATGAGCTTTCGGTGGCTGGCGATCTACCACCGCTCTGTCTTGCATGGCGAGGTGAAGGCACTTCGTTTCGTCTCATGCTCGAACAGGTGACAGAACTCCGCTATCGCATCGAGCAAAGCCGCGGCTACGACTGGAAGGGAAATCTATGGAGCCCGGGCTGTTTTTCTGTCGACCTTACAGAGAGTTCCAGCGCTTCGTTGGTGATTTCCACCGAAAAATGGGAGCATGTCAACGCTCTTAGTCCAGAGAATGCTTTTGCTGCAGAAACCGAACGGCGGCGGCGCTTGCTTCGTACTGCGCCGAAGGAAGCGCGCTCTGGACTGGCAGCGGAACTTGTGCTCGCAGCGGACCAGTTTCTTATCAGTCCCGTCGGGCGCACAGCGGAAACGGTCCAGGCCCACAGCATTGGCGATGAAGTTCGCACCGCCATAGCCGGATACCATTGGTTTACCGACTGGGGCCGTGACACGATGATCTCGCTCGAAGGCCTCACCATCGCCACGGGACGCACCCATGAAGGCGAATACATTCTTCGCAGCTTTGCCAAGTACATACGCGATGGCCTGATTCCCAATATGTTTCCGGAAGGAAAGATTTCCGGCCTTTATAACACCGCCGACGCGAGCCTTTGGTTCTTCCATGCTGCCGACCGCTATATTCGTGCGACCGACGACAGTGAGACTCTCGAGGTTCTTCTGCCCAGGTTACTCGACATCGTCGAGTGGCACCAGAAAGGAACATCCTTCGGCATCGGTGTAGATCCGGCTGATGGCCTCCTTCACCAAGGCGCGCCCGGTCTCCAACTCACATGGATGGATGCGAAGGTCGACGACTGGGTCGTGACCCCTCGCCGTGGCAAGGCTGTCGAGATCAATGCCCTCTGGTATAACGCTCTGTGCGTCACTGCACGCTGGCTTGAGATGGTAGGCGATGCGGGCCGCGCCAAACAGCTCTCGAACGCCGCTGCCAAGGTCTATGAAAGCTTCAATGTCCGTTTCTGGTCATCTCAGCTCGGTTATTGTTATGACGTTGTGGATCAGGAGGGCGGCGGGAATGACTCTTCTCTTCGTCCCAATCAGGTACTCAGCATCTCGCTTCCTCATGCCGTGCTTGCAGAGGATAAGTGGAAGCCCGTCCTAAGTGTCGTTCGTGAGCAGTTGCTCACCCCATTTGGACTCCGCTCGCTCGCACCGAGTGATCCCGATTTCAAAGCTCGCTATGATGGGGACCTTCGCGCACGTGATGCCGCATATCACCAGGGTACGGTCTGGGCCTGGCTTATCGGCCCTTTCTTCGATGCATGGCTTCGCGCCAATCCCGGCGATTGGGAGACCGCAGAGGCGCTACTCGCGAGCTTTGATACGGAGATGAGCGAAGCAGGGATCGGTACCATCAGCGAGATCTTCGATGCCGAATCTCCGTTCACTGCTCGCGGCTGTATCGCTCAAGCCTGGAGCGTCGCGGAAGTTCTGCGTTGTGAACTGAGTCTGCGTGCTGGCCGACAATGCGGGCCCATCCACAACAGCTAA
- a CDS encoding BON domain-containing protein, translated as MTLLRFGIVASAAIAISCSTSIPFVLQASAQTDSAQTAPDNTKSNKDHAQTADSQSNAKADRQITASVRKTILADKDLSTYAHNIKIVTLNGAVTLKGPVKSEDEKQKIASDTASVVSADQITNELTVKQ; from the coding sequence ATGACTTTACTGCGTTTTGGTATCGTGGCTTCCGCCGCGATCGCCATCTCATGTTCGACCAGCATTCCTTTTGTATTACAAGCATCTGCGCAGACCGATAGCGCACAAACAGCACCCGACAATACGAAGAGCAACAAAGATCACGCACAAACAGCAGATAGCCAGTCGAACGCTAAAGCCGACCGCCAAATTACGGCAAGTGTTCGTAAGACGATTTTGGCGGATAAAGATCTCTCGACGTACGCCCACAATATCAAGATCGTCACGCTTAATGGCGCGGTCACGCTCAAAGGCCCCGTCAAATCAGAGGACGAGAAGCAAAAGATCGCCTCCGATACCGCGAGCGTTGTTTCTGCTGACCAAATCACCAATGAGCTCACCGTCAAACAGTAG
- the treZ gene encoding malto-oligosyltrehalose trehalohydrolase, whose protein sequence is MREVGDGRLIGKHCSIGAIPYARGTQFRIWAPVARNVEVVVEDKDLRYPLGAEEDGYFSGLLQEVRVGSLYRFSLDGGEAFPDPASRYQPEGPHGPSQIIDPGSYVWSEAETHWLGVSIEGQVLYELHIGTFTPQGTFLSALHEFSRLRDLGITLLECMPLAEFPGNVGWGYDGVDLFAPFHHYGHPDDLRRMIDAAHQLGLGVILDVVYNHLGPDGNYLGKYSNHYFSDKNTEWGNAINFDGENSKPVRDFFLANVTHWIDEYHFDGLRLDATQSIHDTGSHGIHIIAEIGDCVRASANGRKTIVLAENEPQDACLIRSVEQNGYGLDAVWNDDFHHSAVVAVTGRREAYFSDHLGHPQEFISAAKYGYLYQGQYYSWQQHPRGTSSLDVGAKAFITFLENHDQIANFGRSQRLRLLSSPSRYRAMTGLWLLSPGTPMFFQGQEYGAQTPFHYFVGHAGELAAAVTRGRGSFMLQFATQDTPEMKICVASPEDPETFRQSQLDPAEQERHPEIVQLHIDLLALRRTDPVLSRRDCRVDGAVLGQGCFVLRYLTSSREDRLLLVNFGVGLDLPHLPEPLTAPPAGCEWRVQWSSEWPVYGGCGSYAPDRFGPWHITGESTQLLVPVKTSAPFSPESPKSGFTGSDAN, encoded by the coding sequence ATGCGAGAGGTGGGGGATGGGCGTCTTATCGGAAAGCATTGTTCGATAGGAGCCATCCCATACGCTCGAGGCACACAATTTCGCATTTGGGCGCCGGTTGCCCGCAACGTTGAGGTCGTAGTCGAGGACAAAGATCTCCGGTACCCACTTGGGGCGGAAGAAGACGGTTACTTCTCCGGCCTTTTGCAAGAAGTTCGCGTCGGCAGCCTTTATAGATTCAGCCTGGATGGCGGTGAAGCATTTCCTGATCCTGCCTCACGTTACCAGCCCGAAGGGCCCCATGGACCGTCGCAGATCATCGATCCAGGCTCATATGTTTGGAGCGAAGCTGAAACGCACTGGCTTGGAGTCTCTATCGAAGGACAGGTGCTTTACGAGCTGCATATTGGAACCTTTACTCCCCAAGGCACTTTTCTTTCAGCGCTTCATGAGTTTTCACGCCTGCGAGACCTTGGGATCACACTTTTGGAATGTATGCCGTTGGCTGAGTTTCCCGGCAACGTGGGCTGGGGCTATGATGGCGTCGATTTATTCGCTCCCTTTCACCATTACGGCCACCCCGACGATCTCCGTCGAATGATAGACGCAGCTCATCAGCTTGGACTCGGCGTGATCCTCGACGTGGTGTATAACCATCTGGGCCCGGACGGCAATTACCTCGGCAAGTATTCCAATCATTACTTCTCAGACAAGAACACTGAGTGGGGAAACGCCATCAACTTTGATGGAGAAAACAGCAAACCAGTGCGCGACTTTTTCTTAGCCAACGTCACTCATTGGATCGATGAATATCATTTTGACGGCCTCCGGTTGGACGCTACACAATCGATTCATGACACTGGATCGCACGGGATCCATATCATTGCAGAGATTGGCGATTGTGTCCGTGCATCGGCAAATGGACGCAAGACCATTGTCCTTGCAGAAAACGAGCCGCAAGATGCGTGCCTCATCCGCAGCGTCGAGCAGAACGGCTACGGCCTTGATGCCGTGTGGAACGACGACTTCCACCACAGCGCTGTTGTCGCGGTCACTGGTCGGCGTGAGGCTTATTTCAGCGACCATCTCGGGCATCCCCAGGAGTTTATCTCCGCTGCCAAATACGGCTATCTATATCAGGGCCAATACTATTCTTGGCAGCAGCATCCACGTGGCACGTCGAGTCTCGATGTCGGTGCCAAAGCTTTCATCACCTTCCTGGAAAATCATGACCAGATAGCTAACTTCGGTAGATCACAACGCCTTCGGCTTCTTTCGAGCCCTTCGCGCTATCGAGCCATGACGGGACTCTGGCTGCTTAGTCCTGGTACACCAATGTTTTTTCAGGGTCAGGAGTATGGCGCGCAGACGCCCTTTCATTACTTTGTCGGCCACGCTGGCGAACTTGCAGCCGCGGTCACTCGAGGACGCGGAAGTTTCATGCTCCAGTTTGCAACTCAGGACACACCTGAAATGAAGATCTGCGTTGCTAGTCCTGAGGATCCTGAAACATTCCGACAATCACAGCTCGATCCGGCCGAGCAGGAGCGGCATCCTGAAATCGTGCAGCTTCACATCGATCTGCTTGCTTTACGCCGTACTGATCCCGTACTTAGCCGCAGAGATTGCCGTGTCGATGGGGCCGTCCTTGGGCAAGGCTGTTTCGTTCTTCGCTATCTCACTTCCAGTCGCGAAGATCGTCTCCTACTCGTCAACTTTGGTGTCGGCCTCGACTTACCACACCTTCCAGAACCTTTGACTGCTCCACCCGCTGGCTGTGAATGGCGAGTTCAATGGTCCAGCGAATGGCCAGTATACGGAGGTTGTGGATCGTATGCTCCGGATCGTTTTGGACCATGGCACATTACCGGCGAAAGCACCCAACTCCTCGTGCCTGTGAAAACCAGCGCCCCATTTAGTCCCGAATCTCCGAAGTCCGGCTTTACGGGTTCAGATGCCAACTAA